The stretch of DNA GGAGCTGCCCGATGCAGGCGACGATGTTATGGAGAGCGACGCCCCGCAACGAGCAGCTGAGATCCTGGACGGTCTCCCCGAGCGGTACCGGCGCATCCTCGAACTGCGCTTTCTGGAGGCCCAGTCGCTCAAGGAAGCGGCTCGGGCCATGAACATCTCCGTGGGCAACGCAAAGGTGCTGCAGCACCGCGCCCTCCGCCTGGCGGCGGGTGCAACAGAAGGGAGAAACCAATGACGAGGCGCAGGTTCACTGCATTCGTCGAAGCCCTGATCCACAACCGCCGGCCTCGGGCCTTTCGAGCATCCCCCGAGGACGCCGACGCGATGAGAGTGGCGATCGATCTTCGGGCCACCAAGGCCGAGGAGGCAACACCAGACCCCCAGTTCGTGAGCGATCTGCACGATCGTCTCAGCCATGAGCTGGACCACCGCCCAGCGGAGCAACCGGTGCCGCTATCGCGGGTGTCCCGACGGCGCCTGTTGGAGGGTGCGGGGGTGGCGGCGGCAGCGGCCGGGGTCGCCCTGGCCATCGACCGAACCGCCTTTACCCCATCGGGCCAACCGGCACCGCAGACTGCCCAGGGCCAACTCGCTCCGAACGGCGGTACGTGGCACACGGTTGCCTCGACGACAGCGTTGGGCGAGGGCGTCCTGACCCGCTTCGATACGCCCGCCGCCATCGGGTTCGTCACTAATGACGGCGGGACCCTGCGCGCCGTCTCGGGTGTGTGCACCCATCAGGGCTGCCTGCTCCAGCCCAACCAGAGCGCCGACCGCCTCGAGTGCCCCTGCCATCGCGCCGCGTTCTCATCCTCGGGCCAGCTGCTCTTCGCTCAACTCCCGACTCCTCCTGGGCCGCTGCCGCGCCTGCAGGTTCGACAGCAGAACGGGCAGGTGCAGGTTTTACTTCCTCCGCCGATCTGACTCGGGTTAGAGGCTGGTCGCTACCGGCGCTTCTCCGACGTTCAGCCGTCGGGCTGCACGTCCCCCTCGTCGAACCTCACGGCGAGCAGGGAGCCGTCAGAGACACGCCGAAGGAGGTAGCCGGGCTGGTCGTTGGAGCCCCCCTCGGACCGTTCGACCTCGAACCCCGACGCCCACGACCCGTCGAAGCGGTTTCGGACTCGCACATGGGTCCCTGTCCTCAAGCGGCCCTGAGATGCTGGCGGGTACGGCTTGGTCGACGAGGCGGTGTAGGCCACTCGCTCTTGCCTTTGTCCATTGCTCGGTACGGTGCTCGGCGTCATCGCGAGGACGTCGTAGACCTCGGCCCCATCGATGGTCTCGACCTCGACCAGGCGTCGTGACAGCTGCTCGAGGCTGCCCCGATGGCCGCGGAGCAGCTCGAGCGCTCGTTGCTCGGCGTCTCGCAGGAGCCTGATCACCTCCTCGTCGATGAGCCACTGGGTTCCCTCGGCGTATGGTCGGCCCTGCCCGGTCACGAGCCCCGCGCCTGTAGGGGCCGCGAACCCGACCGGGCCGAGCGAGCTCATCCCGAACTCCCGCACCATGTGAGTGGCCAGCTCGGTGGCGCCCTCGAGGTCGTTGGCCGCGCCGCTGGAAGGCTCCCCGAGCACGATCGATTCCGCTGCTCGACCCCCGAGGCGCACCGCCAATGAGTCCTGGAGATAGCTCTCGGGGTACAGGCGGCGCTCGTCGGCCGGCAGCAGCTCGGTGGCGCCGAGGGACATCCCGGCCGGCAGTATGGTCACCTTGGCGATCGGGTCCGCATGGGGGGAGAGCGCAGCGACCAGGGCATGGCCCGACTCGTGCACCGCCACGGCGTGCTTCTCCTCGGGAGACAGGGCGTTCGAGGCCTCTCGCCGGCCGAGGATGATCCGGTCGCGGGCCTCGGAGAAGTCGGCAGCGGTGATCACGGCGCGATCGTCACGCACCGCCACGATCGCCGCCTCGTTGACGAGGTTGGCCAGATCGGCGCCAGAGAAGCCCGGTGTCCCCCTCGACACCGCGTCGAGGTCGAGGCCAGTCGCCAGATGGCGGCCGGCGGTGTGGACCCGAAGGATGGCCGCGCGCTCGGCTCGATTCGGCAGGGGGATCTCGACCCGTCGGTCGAACCGTCCGGGACGCAGCAGCGCCGGATCGAGGGTCTCCGGTCGGTTCGTCGCCGCCATCACCACGACCCCTGAGTGGGCGTCGAACCCGTCCATCTCGGCCAGGAGCTGGTTGAGGGTCTGCTCCCGCTCGTCGTTCGAGGTGAGGTTGATTCCTCGACGCTGGCCGATGGCGTCGATCTCGTCGATGAAGATGATCGACGGGGCTTGCTTGCGCGCCTTGGCAAAGAGGTCCCTGGCCCGGGAGGCCCCCACCCCCACGAAGAGCTCGACGAAGCTCGAGCCGCTGACGGCAAAGAAGGGGACGCCGGCCTCGCCCGCCACGGCTCGGGCCAGCAGTGTCTTGCCCGTCCCTGGCGGTCCAACCAACAGCACGCCGCGAGGGCCCACGGCACCGGCCCGCTCGTAGCGACCGGGGTCCTTCAGGACGCTCACGACCTCGCTCACCTCCTGCTTGGCCCCTTCGTAGCCGGCGACATCGGAGAATCGAGTGGACGGCTTATCAACGTCGTAGAGCTTGGCCCGCGACGCTCCGATGCCGGTGATCCCACTGACCTGACGCCGGGCGCCGCGACCGATCAGCAAGAAGAGGCCGAGGAAGAACACGAGAGGTAGGAACGAGAGGATCGTCGTGAACGCCGAGGTGTGGGGCCCGGTGCCGGTGATGGCCACCTGGTGCTGCTGGAGCAGAGGGGTCAGCTGGTTGTCCTGGAGGGCCAGAGGGATCTGGGACTTGTAGCTTCCTCCCCCCTTGAGCTGGCCGCTCACCGCCCCGTTGGGATCAATGGTGGCCGTGGCCACCTGGTTGGCCGTCACCCTTCCGCTGAAGGCGGAGAACGACAGGTTTGACACCGGCGCTGCCGCCCTCATCGAGGGGATGAAGAGCAGAATCAGGGTGACCACGATCCCGGCTACCAGGAGCAGCCCCCGCAACCGGGGAGGAGGCGGGCGGGGCGGCGATCGGTCAGACGACTGTCCGCCACTGGCGCCGCTCGGCGACTCCCGATCCCCAGATAGCCCGCCGTGTTGCTGGTTGTTCGCTCGCAGCCTCATCGCACGACCACCTGTCCGTTGATTTCGAAATGCACCGTCGACGTATACGGGAAGACACCCGGTGAATCGAACGTGTGGAAGTAGGTTCCCGTGGTCTGGGTGGCGCTCTGGAACCCGGCGAAGGTCACGTTCTGGGGTACGGAGCTGTCGTCCCATTTCCACTCGACCGTCTGGCCGACATGGATCGTCACCGAGGTCGGGACGAAGCTGACCACGTCGTTGGCGTCGGTGGCCGGTGCGCTGCCGATCATCACCACGGCGGCCGGTGTAGCTCCCTGCCCCGGCATGGACACACCGATGGCAGAGGGCACTGGCACGTTCGGAGCAGGTGCCGCGCCCCTTGTCTGACCGAGCGCGAAGGCGAGGGTCAAGACGACGAGGAGCACGCCGATGGCGACAACCACCGTGCCGACACCGGGCTGGAGTCTGCCCGGTCGCCGCGGCGGACCTTGGCTCGTCTCCCCGTTGTCGCCATCGAGAAGAGTGCTCGGTTCGGATGGCATCTTGACCGCCTCATCTGCTCCGTTTGGAGCTCTGCCAACACATAGGGCCGAGGGTTACGGTCTGGCCCCACGGTGAATGACCCTCAGTGGCCAACGGCGCCGCCGTCGATCGCAGCGGTGGCCAATTTGGATCTCGAGGGGTGACTCAGGAGAAGGTGGCGCTGGCGAGCGTCGAGCCGGTGGGCGTCACCAGCTTCGCTCCCCTCAACTGGCCCACGTCCACCCCCACGCTCTGGGCCAGCTGAGCTCTCCCATCGTGGATTTGGGCGGTCCCTACCGGCACTGTGGTGCCATTGGCCAGTTGTAGCTGGCACATCACGGTGCCCGTCGTGCCACCCGCGTCCAGGGTCATGAAGATCCATGAGGGATCCCCCCGGTGGACGTAGACCTGACCCACCGGACGTCCCCCGGCACCGTGGAGGCTGGCGAATCGCACCGACGCGCCGATGGCGACCTGTGGAGTCGTTTTCGGGGACGGTTGCTCCAGGGCGTTGGTCGCCACCACCGTGCCACCCACCAGAACCGCCGCCGCGGCAGCGACGCCCAGAAGCGCCCGTCTGGGTCGGCTGGGACGTAGCCCACGCGCAGTCGACGCTCGTGCCATCTGCCGGGGTCCCGCCTGCTCCTCGACGAGGTGCAGATCGCTGGCCTGCTCGGCCAGCTCACGGTGGAGCCCGGCCATGAACTCCTCGTCGGGCCCCCCCTCACCAGGACGCCCGGCGCGCAGTGCGATAGCAACCCGTAGAACCTCGGCGTCCTTGGGAGTGGCGTCGAAGCTCTTGGGGCGTCGATCGTCAAGGATCGCCTCTATAAAGGCTCCAAGCCCATTGCCAATCATCTGTTCTTCTCCTCTGCAACGCTCGCCGCCATCCGCAGGGCGCGGTGCTGAAGGACCTTGGCGTTGCTCACACTCACGTCCATGGTGCTGGCCGTCTCTTTGATCGAGCACGCCTCTAGGAACCGCAGCTCCAGCACCCGCCGATACCTGTCAGGAAGCCCTTCCAAGATGCCCGCCGCCCGCTCTGGAGCATCGCTGAGCGGAGACGCCTCTTCCATGTAGCTGGCGCCGGTGTCGGGATCGATAGCCGTGACCTCCACGCCGAACCGGCGGCGCCAGTGAGACGCCAGCACCGTCTGCGCAGTTGCCACGAGGTAGGCACGAACCTCCCCCTTCGAGGAGTTCAGTCGAAGCGGGCCCAGTGCGGCCCGGAAGACCTCGGAGGTCAGATCCTCGGCGTCAGCCCGATTCCCGACCCGGGAGAACATCAGCCGATACACGCTGGTGACGTTGTCGCGGTAGGCAGAGTCCCAGTCCGCGTAGATGTCGCCCTCCACGAGCCGGAGGTGACCGACACGATCGCGGCCCTCCCCTGCACCGCCAGGTGGAGGGAACCTTTCGGCCGGGACAGGCGCCCGCCCGACGTCCTCTCGAGGTGGCTCGGCGGTTGTCATCATCTTCTAATAGCTCCGCGGGTTACAAGGCCGCGACTACGGCTTCAGGCGCCTGGCCACGTGGCGCTCTGCCCACACCGCAGCCAGAAGGACCTGGCCGACAAGGTTGATGGCCCGGCAATCGCGCTCTGAACGATCCCGGGATCGTGTCGCCGGCGTGTAGGTCTGGGTGCTCACTGGAGGACCCCCTCTCCTGTATTTGCGACTCATCCGTCTATAGGGCTCTGGGTTACAACGACCCGGCCGCCGGCCCACACTGGCCGCGGGAGCCGGCGATCTCCGGTGGGGCCGTAACCCGGCCGCCTATCTACGAGTTGAGGCAGAGAACGTGGACGTAC from Acidimicrobiales bacterium encodes:
- a CDS encoding Rieske (2Fe-2S) protein — translated: MTRRRFTAFVEALIHNRRPRAFRASPEDADAMRVAIDLRATKAEEATPDPQFVSDLHDRLSHELDHRPAEQPVPLSRVSRRRLLEGAGVAAAAAGVALAIDRTAFTPSGQPAPQTAQGQLAPNGGTWHTVASTTALGEGVLTRFDTPAAIGFVTNDGGTLRAVSGVCTHQGCLLQPNQSADRLECPCHRAAFSSSGQLLFAQLPTPPGPLPRLQVRQQNGQVQVLLPPPI
- a CDS encoding RNA polymerase sigma factor, with the protein product MEGDIYADWDSAYRDNVTSVYRLMFSRVGNRADAEDLTSEVFRAALGPLRLNSSKGEVRAYLVATAQTVLASHWRRRFGVEVTAIDPDTGASYMEEASPLSDAPERAAGILEGLPDRYRRVLELRFLEACSIKETASTMDVSVSNAKVLQHRALRMAASVAEEKNR
- the ftsH gene encoding ATP-dependent zinc metalloprotease FtsH, with amino-acid sequence MRGLLLVAGIVVTLILLFIPSMRAAAPVSNLSFSAFSGRVTANQVATATIDPNGAVSGQLKGGGSYKSQIPLALQDNQLTPLLQQHQVAITGTGPHTSAFTTILSFLPLVFFLGLFLLIGRGARRQVSGITGIGASRAKLYDVDKPSTRFSDVAGYEGAKQEVSEVVSVLKDPGRYERAGAVGPRGVLLVGPPGTGKTLLARAVAGEAGVPFFAVSGSSFVELFVGVGASRARDLFAKARKQAPSIIFIDEIDAIGQRRGINLTSNDEREQTLNQLLAEMDGFDAHSGVVVMAATNRPETLDPALLRPGRFDRRVEIPLPNRAERAAILRVHTAGRHLATGLDLDAVSRGTPGFSGADLANLVNEAAIVAVRDDRAVITAADFSEARDRIILGRREASNALSPEEKHAVAVHESGHALVAALSPHADPIAKVTILPAGMSLGATELLPADERRLYPESYLQDSLAVRLGGRAAESIVLGEPSSGAANDLEGATELATHMVREFGMSSLGPVGFAAPTGAGLVTGQGRPYAEGTQWLIDEEVIRLLRDAEQRALELLRGHRGSLEQLSRRLVEVETIDGAEVYDVLAMTPSTVPSNGQRQERVAYTASSTKPYPPASQGRLRTGTHVRVRNRFDGSWASGFEVERSEGGSNDQPGYLLRRVSDGSLLAVRFDEGDVQPDG